TACCCAAAGGACCAGGCGCTGGCTGTCGCTACGGCGGCCATTCGCGAGTTTTTGCAAAAGAGTGACCTGACCGTCTATCTGGTTGTATTTGACAAAGGGGCGTTCACCCTTTCGGAAAAACTGCTGGGAGCAGTCAGCGCGTACATTGATGAACGCTATGTGGATGAACATCTGAGCAAAGACCGCCGCAGGAAGAAGCTGCATGAGGCAGAGGAAGAAGCCCGGGAAGACGCTGGTCTGCCTTGTCTGGAGCGGATCGAACCGGGTACGGTTCCCCAGGAAGATACGGCTAAACGCCGTCAGAAGCCGTCTGACGCTACACTGCGGGTTGGCAGAGAATTGGCCGGACCACCGGGCTCTGTATTTAGTCAATCGTCCAGGATCGACGACCTGATCGGACGCT
The Acetonema longum DSM 6540 genome window above contains:
- a CDS encoding macro domain-containing protein; the protein is MPFEIVRNDITKMKVDAIVNAANTALQMGGGVCGAIFKAAGQTDLQAACDALRPIQTGQAVITDGFHLPARHIIHTAGPVYKDGKQGEEELLRSCYLNSLTLAQQNKCESVAFPLISGGIYGYPKDQALAVATAAIREFLQKSDLTVYLVVFDKGAFTLSEKLLGAVSAYIDERYVDEHLSKDRRRKKLHEAEEEAREDAGLPCLERIEPGTVPQEDTAKRRQKPSDATLRVGRELAGPPGSVFSQSSRIDDLIGR